The Streptomyces sp. NL15-2K genome contains a region encoding:
- a CDS encoding RNase A-like domain-containing protein, whose protein sequence is MITRSATYPDRETAMWATQQVVTANEQVIHRWLAQSTRPRLVIEASWPSRSEPVGRVLLQAMMLAGREPADVRSARVVLKRDASSPHGFVVHATFPVYL, encoded by the coding sequence GTGATCACCCGTAGTGCGACCTACCCCGACCGAGAAACGGCCATGTGGGCCACCCAGCAGGTCGTCACGGCCAACGAGCAGGTCATTCACCGGTGGCTCGCTCAGTCCACGCGCCCCCGCTTGGTCATTGAGGCGTCCTGGCCGTCCCGGTCCGAGCCGGTGGGCAGGGTGCTGCTGCAGGCGATGATGTTGGCTGGGCGGGAGCCGGCCGATGTGCGGTCGGCCCGTGTGGTCCTGAAGCGGGACGCATCCAGCCCACACGGTTTCGTCGTCCACGCCACCTTTCCCGTCTACCTGTAG
- a CDS encoding contact-dependent growth inhibition system immunity protein has translation MPLSPLEHDRRYGELDQVMRAYAGQSADDTADKPSQALIAYLRHTWHSRPWCLAVAERQLREYADNPPGRLRLRLGEFYSIPDVGLPEGEIQQWLYCLADHIKHSIDEGEVPAIATPVTHWEWHARFPELGQFLGGWFSQDMQDEFDDHDAAINDYRSSTDPQVVARLVGELHELLALDLDESDYALAVAELGMEVDPPAPYSPGGWLALVADRLSGPRAEYVPRTRGDTK, from the coding sequence GTGCCCCTGAGCCCCCTCGAACACGACCGCCGCTACGGCGAGCTGGACCAGGTGATGCGTGCCTACGCCGGACAGTCGGCCGACGACACCGCGGACAAGCCCAGCCAGGCCCTGATCGCGTATCTGCGCCATACCTGGCACAGTCGCCCGTGGTGCCTCGCCGTCGCCGAGCGGCAGTTGCGCGAGTACGCCGACAACCCTCCCGGCCGACTCCGGCTGCGCCTGGGCGAGTTCTACTCGATCCCGGACGTCGGGCTGCCCGAGGGCGAGATTCAGCAGTGGCTGTACTGCCTCGCCGATCACATCAAGCACAGCATCGACGAGGGCGAGGTTCCGGCCATCGCCACCCCCGTCACCCACTGGGAGTGGCACGCCCGCTTCCCCGAACTCGGCCAGTTCCTCGGCGGTTGGTTCTCGCAGGACATGCAGGACGAGTTCGACGACCACGACGCGGCGATCAACGACTACCGGTCCTCCACCGACCCGCAGGTCGTCGCCCGCCTCGTCGGCGAGCTGCACGAGCTGCTCGCCCTCGACCTTGACGAGTCCGATTACGCCTTGGCTGTTGCGGAGCTGGGTATGGAGGTCGACCCGCCGGCCCCGTACTCGCCCGGCGGGTGGCTCGCGCTCGTCGCGGATCGGCTCAGTGGGCCACGGGCGGAGTACGTCCCCCGCACGCGCGGGGACACGAAGTGA
- a CDS encoding helix-turn-helix transcriptional regulator gives MPPSTTPTLRQQRLGAELRKLREHSGLTSTAAAQLLGLKQGQLSSIEAGRYAVSADRVRTLARTYSCADPALVEALAAMTGGRTRGWWDDYREYLPVGLIDLAELEHHATALRVALALHIPALLQTADHARAMLREAVPPFRPYELEHRLSYRIKRQEVLHRSNALPYTALLHEAALRMQYGGPEVASAQLAHLLDLIDQDNITIRVIPFTSPHFPGNGQSFDYAAGPVPQLDTVQLDTHHGGCEFLDAEAQLVKYRTVLDRMESCALETSESRKIIENMMQKL, from the coding sequence GTGCCACCCAGCACTACCCCCACCCTGCGCCAGCAGCGGCTAGGTGCCGAACTGCGCAAGCTCAGGGAGCATTCGGGGCTGACCTCGACGGCGGCCGCACAACTGCTCGGCCTCAAGCAGGGGCAGCTCAGCAGCATCGAAGCGGGCCGCTACGCCGTCAGCGCCGACCGCGTTCGCACGCTAGCCCGTACGTACAGCTGCGCTGACCCGGCTCTGGTCGAAGCCCTCGCAGCGATGACTGGCGGCCGCACTCGCGGCTGGTGGGACGACTACCGGGAATACTTGCCCGTTGGGTTGATCGACCTTGCCGAACTTGAACACCATGCGACTGCGCTGCGCGTGGCCCTGGCCCTGCACATCCCCGCTCTGCTGCAAACCGCGGATCACGCACGAGCCATGCTCCGAGAGGCTGTTCCGCCCTTCCGTCCGTACGAACTTGAGCACCGCCTCTCGTACCGCATCAAGCGGCAGGAGGTCCTCCACCGCTCAAATGCGCTCCCCTATACGGCGCTACTGCATGAGGCGGCTCTGCGCATGCAGTACGGCGGACCCGAAGTCGCCAGCGCACAGCTCGCTCACCTTCTTGACCTGATCGACCAGGACAACATCACCATCCGCGTGATCCCGTTCACCTCGCCTCATTTCCCTGGGAACGGGCAATCCTTCGACTACGCTGCCGGGCCGGTCCCCCAGCTCGACACAGTCCAGCTGGACACCCATCACGGCGGCTGCGAATTCCTGGACGCAGAGGCCCAGTTGGTGAAGTACCGCACCGTGCTGGACCGAATGGAATCCTGCGCTCTCGAGACCTCCGAGTCACGCAAGATCATCGAGAACATGATGCAGAAGCTCTGA
- a CDS encoding WXG100 family type VII secretion target — translation MADGRKLDDGQVQKLQTNVIDRYDSIRQTLAQLQGTIDMIEKAWTGQGANAFNTKQTEINSHMAAIGRMLDDFLEGIQMTKTDKRNLEDQIESDIAKISVDDLGGKTSALNSY, via the coding sequence ATGGCTGACGGCCGCAAGCTTGACGACGGTCAGGTACAGAAGCTCCAGACGAATGTCATCGATCGATACGACTCGATCAGGCAGACGCTCGCCCAGCTGCAGGGAACGATCGACATGATCGAGAAGGCGTGGACGGGCCAGGGCGCCAACGCCTTCAACACGAAGCAGACGGAAATCAACTCCCACATGGCCGCGATCGGCCGGATGCTCGACGACTTTCTCGAGGGCATCCAGATGACCAAGACCGACAAGCGCAACCTCGAGGACCAGATCGAATCCGACATCGCCAAGATCTCGGTGGACGACCTCGGTGGAAAGACTTCGGCGCTCAACAGCTACTGA
- a CDS encoding WXG100 family type VII secretion target, producing MPTGPASDDHIAVTFSTLHDLATDLEDILKKLNERLDGLYDRVVPVVLSWEGETRDAFVDKLDEWDRSAQDLQAAQKWLHEYVTTGHTNYAAAHQAVLRGWGAA from the coding sequence ATGCCGACCGGGCCTGCTTCCGACGACCACATAGCCGTCACCTTCTCAACCCTCCACGACCTCGCCACCGATCTCGAGGACATCCTCAAGAAGCTCAACGAAAGGCTGGACGGCCTCTACGACCGCGTCGTACCCGTCGTGCTGTCCTGGGAGGGCGAGACGCGCGACGCGTTCGTCGACAAGCTCGACGAATGGGACCGCTCGGCCCAGGACTTGCAGGCGGCCCAGAAGTGGCTGCACGAGTACGTGACCACCGGCCACACCAACTATGCGGCGGCCCATCAGGCGGTGCTGCGGGGCTGGGGGGCCGCCTGA
- a CDS encoding DUF397 domain-containing protein, protein MHTLAWQKSTYSPDGSNCVYVAAAPTGTIHLRESDEPEVILATTPAALHELIRIFKTTQKPH, encoded by the coding sequence ATGCACACACTTGCCTGGCAGAAGTCGACCTACAGCCCGGACGGCTCGAACTGCGTCTACGTCGCCGCCGCTCCCACCGGCACGATTCACCTCCGCGAAAGCGACGAGCCGGAGGTCATCCTGGCTACGACTCCCGCCGCTCTGCATGAACTGATACGCATATTCAAAACGACGCAGAAGCCACATTGA
- a CDS encoding WXG100 family type VII secretion target — MSVNGTGSAPGGTQGGGDGQGKNLRVSSQNLTKLARDLDDMQDHLDKQVKRMDAVVDRIEAGWRGPAATAYRTFHRAAAEDAVRIREVMKLLEQAVRMSRDGFTENELEVLAQMRSIQVDVDSEVDKLSTPNTEPPPAPRSSLDSF, encoded by the coding sequence ATGAGTGTGAACGGAACAGGCTCGGCGCCGGGCGGTACACAGGGCGGCGGGGACGGGCAGGGCAAGAACCTCCGGGTCTCGTCCCAGAACCTGACGAAGCTCGCTCGCGATCTCGACGACATGCAGGATCACCTGGACAAGCAGGTCAAACGCATGGACGCGGTCGTCGACCGTATCGAGGCGGGCTGGCGGGGCCCGGCGGCGACGGCCTACCGCACGTTCCACCGGGCGGCGGCCGAGGACGCCGTACGCATCCGTGAAGTGATGAAGCTGCTGGAGCAGGCCGTACGCATGAGCCGGGACGGCTTCACCGAGAACGAACTCGAGGTGCTCGCGCAGATGCGGTCGATCCAGGTGGACGTCGACAGCGAGGTCGACAAGCTGTCGACGCCGAACACGGAGCCGCCCCCGGCACCGCGCAGCAGCCTCGACAGTTTCTGA
- the mycP gene encoding type VII secretion-associated serine protease mycosin, whose translation MTTTVAATLLTTAPVVLASPAAAADLPYSDQCSFPNGKYPGRPWSLQRVLLDELWSQSKGKGVRVAVIDTGVDVTNPQLTDAVDAKSGRNFLDKNLKDENGDPIERGKENGTTDTVGHGTKVAGIIAARPAKGTGFVGLAPEATIIPIQQNDAEGHGTAESLARAVRYAIQAGAGVINISQDTSNAVKPTPDLELAIDEALAQKIVVVASAGNDGLGGNVKETYPASYKGVLAVAASDRNNERASFSQAGEFVGVAAPGVDMISTVPKGGHCSDNGTSFSAPYVAGVAALIKAKHPNWTAREIVAQIEQTAERTIAGHDRLVGWGVVDPVRALTEDEHPVESPNPQQGLGKQEAPTPAKFQIGETAEERNARLATYVSVGAVVLVAGLGGTAVAMRDARRRGRSAGTSS comes from the coding sequence ATGACGACCACGGTGGCGGCGACCCTGCTCACGACGGCCCCGGTCGTCCTCGCGTCCCCCGCGGCGGCGGCCGACCTCCCGTACTCGGACCAGTGCTCGTTCCCCAACGGCAAATACCCGGGTCGTCCCTGGTCCCTGCAGCGGGTCCTCCTGGACGAGCTGTGGAGCCAGTCCAAGGGCAAGGGCGTACGGGTGGCGGTGATCGACACCGGCGTGGACGTGACGAATCCACAGCTCACCGACGCGGTCGACGCGAAGAGCGGCCGCAACTTCCTGGACAAGAACCTCAAGGACGAGAACGGCGACCCGATCGAGCGGGGCAAGGAGAACGGCACCACGGACACCGTCGGCCACGGCACCAAGGTCGCCGGCATCATCGCGGCCCGCCCCGCCAAGGGCACCGGCTTCGTGGGCCTGGCCCCCGAGGCGACGATCATCCCGATCCAGCAGAACGACGCGGAGGGCCACGGCACGGCCGAAAGCCTGGCGCGGGCGGTCCGCTACGCCATCCAGGCCGGGGCCGGCGTCATCAACATCTCCCAGGACACGTCGAACGCGGTGAAGCCGACGCCCGATCTGGAACTGGCGATCGACGAGGCCCTGGCTCAGAAGATCGTCGTCGTGGCCTCGGCGGGCAACGACGGTCTCGGCGGCAACGTCAAGGAGACGTACCCCGCGTCCTACAAGGGCGTCCTCGCGGTCGCGGCCTCGGACCGCAACAACGAGCGCGCCTCCTTCTCCCAGGCCGGCGAGTTCGTCGGCGTCGCCGCCCCCGGCGTCGACATGATCTCCACGGTCCCCAAGGGCGGCCACTGCTCCGACAACGGTACGAGCTTCTCGGCGCCGTACGTCGCCGGGGTCGCGGCACTGATCAAGGCGAAGCACCCGAACTGGACCGCCCGCGAGATCGTCGCCCAGATCGAACAGACCGCTGAGCGCACGATCGCGGGCCACGACCGTTTGGTCGGCTGGGGCGTGGTGGACCCCGTCCGAGCTCTGACGGAGGACGAACACCCCGTAGAGTCCCCCAACCCTCAGCAAGGCCTGGGCAAGCAGGAAGCCCCCACCCCGGCCAAGTTCCAGATCGGCGAAACGGCCGAGGAACGTAACGCTCGCCTCGCTACGTATGTGTCCGTGGGGGCGGTGGTTCTTGTAGCCGGGCTGGGCGGTACGGCGGTGGCGATGCGGGATGCGCGGAGGCGGGGACGAAGCGCGGGGACTTCTTCCTAG
- a CDS encoding SAV_915 family protein: protein MAIPIRSRLLDYFEAEPPAGPAQAGAQPQTQAGASDPQPRRSRLLDYVEYVEYTECSERSEHPEAEQSPGPKPGVPPYHTPVFVPAHPRYVDTADASSGTPTRIPYIAYELFGHPTDGTVALAFTTLDNLVAALGEAQPWVATSIGPLAEGMGEYGVTVLLDPTVATGQRNWQRADLAAYAREVR, encoded by the coding sequence GTGGCTATACCGATCCGTTCCCGCCTTCTCGACTACTTCGAGGCGGAGCCGCCCGCAGGTCCGGCTCAGGCCGGGGCCCAACCCCAGACCCAGGCCGGGGCATCGGACCCGCAGCCCCGCAGATCACGCCTTCTCGATTACGTCGAGTACGTCGAGTACACAGAGTGCAGCGAGCGCAGCGAACACCCGGAGGCCGAGCAGTCACCGGGCCCGAAGCCCGGCGTACCCCCGTACCACACACCTGTGTTCGTGCCGGCCCATCCCCGGTACGTCGACACCGCGGACGCCTCCTCCGGCACCCCCACCCGCATCCCCTACATCGCATACGAACTCTTCGGGCACCCCACCGACGGAACCGTGGCCCTCGCCTTCACCACCCTCGACAACCTCGTAGCCGCACTCGGCGAGGCCCAGCCATGGGTGGCCACTTCGATCGGCCCGCTGGCCGAGGGGATGGGCGAGTACGGCGTCACCGTCCTGCTCGACCCGACGGTCGCCACCGGACAACGCAACTGGCAACGGGCCGACCTTGCCGCCTACGCACGGGAGGTGCGCTGA
- a CDS encoding WXG100 family type VII secretion target yields MSGVHYDDLAVTYGVMDALATELGDKAKKLEEDLEALKKAVLDVSAGWGGEAHDEFAKKTKVWDSHARGIHQALVTISQRVHTAGGDYRGGDLKGASYFQ; encoded by the coding sequence ATGTCCGGAGTCCACTACGACGACCTTGCCGTCACGTACGGCGTCATGGACGCGCTCGCCACCGAGCTCGGTGACAAGGCCAAGAAGCTCGAGGAAGACCTCGAGGCCCTGAAGAAGGCCGTGCTCGATGTGTCCGCGGGCTGGGGCGGCGAGGCACACGACGAGTTCGCCAAGAAGACTAAGGTGTGGGACAGCCACGCCCGAGGCATCCACCAGGCGCTGGTCACCATCTCGCAGCGGGTCCACACCGCCGGCGGTGACTACCGCGGCGGCGACCTGAAGGGCGCCAGCTACTTCCAGTAG
- a CDS encoding ATP-binding protein, with the protein MVTVSPPDTWVYALRLPHDPRAARVARMTVRAALNGHGMPEVLDVVELLTSELVTNAYRHTKGPASLRLTALGGGRLRVGVWDTSCYIPAPFDKPLGDRVERAPADSVGGRGLFLIQEYADSWGGWALGDSLLDRGKGKLLWFEVGAGRKAMR; encoded by the coding sequence ATGGTCACCGTATCCCCGCCCGACACCTGGGTTTACGCCCTCCGTCTGCCTCATGACCCGCGCGCCGCACGCGTCGCACGGATGACCGTACGAGCAGCACTGAATGGGCACGGTATGCCCGAAGTGCTGGACGTGGTCGAACTCTTGACATCCGAGCTGGTTACCAACGCCTACCGGCACACCAAGGGCCCCGCCTCCCTGCGGCTGACTGCGCTTGGGGGTGGGCGGCTGCGGGTTGGCGTATGGGATACGAGCTGCTACATCCCTGCCCCATTCGACAAGCCACTCGGCGACCGTGTCGAGCGTGCCCCGGCGGACTCCGTCGGTGGGCGTGGGTTGTTCCTCATCCAGGAGTACGCCGACTCGTGGGGTGGATGGGCTCTCGGTGACAGCCTGCTCGACCGCGGCAAGGGGAAACTGCTGTGGTTCGAAGTCGGTGCGGGCCGGAAGGCGATGCGGTAG
- a CDS encoding S8 family serine peptidase, translating into MSTACAVLGAFVIVSSGLAPSAVAADVQSKQWYLNAMDAQGMWKISTGKGIKVAVLDTGVNPDTSSLKGQVLGDEVPQAVSYNATEDYTGHGTTMAELIAGTGAGGSLQGLAPDAKIVPYRVVTEGVKNSTDKKKTPSVADAIKAAADSDAQIMSMSFGGDILDPDEEKAVKYAHSKGKLLFASTGNEAETKNFIGYPAAYPYVVGVAAADEEGKVGDFSEHGNYVDLAAPGLNAPVWCDATFGSYCEKEGTSIAAAIASASAALIWSAHPNWTANQVLRSLIDTAGRDWPKDQPSNYLGYGLVRPRKVLENNSVNPGPANTDPLSYENGTGVTEASSSTSPSPSVSASSQAQKKTSGGQTSVAKSSSEGSDNTMWITLGAAGAVVVIGGGAFAVVRSRRGA; encoded by the coding sequence ATGTCCACCGCGTGCGCGGTTCTCGGTGCTTTCGTAATCGTGTCTTCGGGGCTGGCTCCGAGTGCGGTCGCCGCAGACGTTCAGTCTAAGCAGTGGTACTTGAACGCGATGGACGCCCAAGGCATGTGGAAGATCAGCACAGGCAAAGGCATCAAAGTTGCCGTGCTGGACACCGGAGTGAATCCCGACACCTCATCGCTGAAGGGCCAAGTGCTCGGAGATGAGGTGCCGCAGGCGGTTTCGTATAACGCGACCGAGGACTACACCGGCCACGGCACGACCATGGCGGAGTTGATTGCCGGTACGGGCGCCGGAGGCAGCCTGCAGGGCCTGGCTCCCGACGCGAAGATCGTCCCCTATCGAGTGGTCACCGAGGGTGTGAAGAACAGCACCGACAAGAAGAAGACCCCTTCAGTGGCGGATGCGATCAAGGCTGCCGCTGACAGTGATGCTCAGATCATGAGCATGTCCTTCGGTGGTGACATCCTGGACCCGGACGAGGAGAAGGCCGTCAAGTACGCCCACTCCAAAGGGAAGTTGTTGTTCGCCAGCACCGGCAACGAGGCTGAAACCAAAAACTTCATCGGCTATCCGGCTGCCTACCCTTATGTTGTCGGTGTGGCTGCTGCCGATGAGGAAGGCAAAGTCGGAGACTTCTCAGAGCACGGCAACTATGTCGATCTGGCAGCCCCTGGCCTCAACGCCCCGGTGTGGTGTGACGCGACATTTGGCTCGTACTGTGAGAAAGAGGGGACAAGTATTGCCGCCGCCATCGCCTCCGCCTCCGCCGCCCTCATCTGGTCCGCCCACCCCAACTGGACGGCCAACCAGGTTCTCCGTAGTTTGATCGACACAGCCGGCCGCGACTGGCCGAAGGACCAGCCGAGCAATTACCTGGGCTACGGCTTGGTCCGCCCTCGCAAGGTGCTGGAAAACAACAGCGTCAATCCGGGTCCTGCCAACACGGACCCCCTTAGCTACGAGAACGGAACCGGCGTCACGGAAGCCTCCTCCTCGACCTCTCCGTCCCCTTCCGTCTCAGCCTCGTCACAAGCACAGAAGAAGACTTCAGGCGGCCAGACTTCAGTTGCAAAATCAAGCTCAGAGGGTTCCGACAACACCATGTGGATAACCCTTGGAGCCGCGGGCGCTGTGGTCGTGATCGGAGGCGGTGCCTTCGCCGTGGTTCGTTCGCGGCGTGGCGCATGA
- a CDS encoding transposase, which produces MLQELIEAEAAVRIGAEWNERTDSRTAFRNGHWEKTLSTQAGDLDIAIPKLQSGSFFPVLLERRCRIDQALYAVIMERAVWIATRFCAAAAVLAAGTVAGGYRA; this is translated from the coding sequence ATGCTTCAAGAGCTGATCGAGGCAGAGGCCGCCGTGAGGATCGGCGCGGAATGGAACGAGCGCACCGACAGCCGTACCGCGTTTCGCAACGGGCACTGGGAAAAGACGCTCAGTACCCAGGCCGGCGACCTGGACATCGCGATCCCCAAGCTGCAGTCGGGGAGCTTCTTCCCCGTGCTGCTGGAGCGACGGTGCCGGATCGACCAGGCCCTGTATGCGGTCATCATGGAGAGGGCCGTTTGGATTGCCACACGCTTTTGCGCGGCTGCGGCAGTGCTGGCCGCGGGTACGGTCGCTGGTGGCTATCGGGCATAG
- a CDS encoding RNase A-like domain-containing protein has translation MATPAPTPSPTGGTSSSGGSAPTPQPSPGGLTDPGGKNISRQDTNSARQQRADELAAVKPAAPPGNLVGFDVQPQHVHYASYLLRNAQHDFSDRAKSLVDTLDGYAHAVGCGTGPEAFAKAYAEAAALFLEVWSRATEGVGGAAVGLTVTANNYAQAEQATAPLAPAVAKKNPPAVIKNAGAGGPVAELGWGNAPAGDGWGNAIIDEVSGALSVVGDEILRPILQHALRHGKVADITPGGDDIDLPKIAQAWRQAGKDAKKSADSFDDAIAYLTNPAPGNDEWQSAMKQFCSAIWGTTAWGKEHHNYKWSHDDGRQPALDVLQDSARALATACEGVSAEVTKVRSTITDVYKDAAKKTFDVGGVLDALKKVAELPVIAAEFIANIDTGRLNHAVDSYNSEIDALGDDLTKLKAALEEAKRSVPTYAAEEARAETFGARSLNEFKTEHKYTTDTDEKNHFYPVDLAGQEGIHGSHVIDKHAGKTDEQLAQRLRDQQIVRNGQVRPDASSSFTDMPSAQRFTQAALDDIDNAARIEQWIEGVERRAANNPNYDPNRSTIDPPVTLSFNQVTGSTVSRADYDAHGLQAQASDTHGVDVVLRYRKGIDPPFVVLTSMPVP, from the coding sequence ATGGCTACGCCCGCCCCGACCCCGTCGCCCACGGGCGGCACCAGCTCTTCGGGCGGCAGCGCCCCCACGCCCCAGCCGTCGCCGGGCGGCCTGACCGACCCCGGCGGCAAGAACATCTCGCGACAGGACACGAACTCGGCACGTCAGCAACGTGCCGATGAACTGGCGGCGGTGAAGCCCGCTGCTCCACCAGGCAACCTCGTAGGCTTCGACGTGCAGCCGCAGCACGTGCACTACGCCTCCTATTTGCTGCGCAACGCCCAGCACGACTTCTCCGACCGGGCCAAGAGCCTCGTCGACACACTCGACGGCTACGCCCACGCGGTCGGCTGCGGCACCGGACCGGAAGCCTTCGCGAAGGCGTACGCCGAAGCCGCCGCACTCTTCCTGGAGGTGTGGAGCCGGGCGACGGAGGGCGTCGGAGGCGCCGCGGTCGGCCTCACCGTCACGGCGAACAACTACGCGCAGGCGGAGCAGGCAACCGCCCCCCTGGCGCCGGCGGTGGCCAAGAAGAACCCACCTGCCGTCATCAAGAACGCCGGCGCCGGCGGCCCCGTCGCCGAACTCGGCTGGGGCAACGCGCCCGCCGGCGACGGCTGGGGCAACGCGATCATCGACGAGGTCTCCGGCGCCCTGAGCGTGGTCGGCGACGAGATCCTCCGCCCGATCCTCCAACACGCCCTGCGCCACGGGAAGGTCGCCGACATCACGCCGGGCGGTGACGACATCGACCTGCCCAAGATCGCGCAGGCCTGGCGGCAGGCGGGCAAGGACGCCAAGAAGTCGGCGGACTCCTTCGACGACGCGATCGCCTATCTCACGAATCCCGCGCCGGGGAACGATGAGTGGCAGAGCGCTATGAAGCAGTTCTGCTCGGCGATATGGGGGACCACGGCGTGGGGCAAGGAGCACCACAACTACAAGTGGAGCCACGACGACGGGAGACAGCCCGCACTCGATGTCCTCCAGGACTCAGCCCGCGCGCTCGCGACGGCGTGCGAAGGGGTGAGCGCGGAGGTGACGAAGGTCAGGTCCACGATCACCGATGTGTACAAGGACGCGGCCAAGAAGACCTTCGACGTGGGCGGTGTCCTGGACGCGCTCAAAAAGGTCGCCGAACTTCCGGTGATTGCCGCGGAGTTCATCGCCAACATCGACACCGGCCGCCTGAACCACGCCGTTGACAGCTACAACAGCGAGATAGATGCTCTTGGCGACGACCTGACCAAGCTCAAGGCCGCGCTGGAAGAAGCCAAACGCAGTGTGCCTACGTACGCCGCCGAAGAGGCGCGTGCAGAGACGTTCGGTGCACGGTCACTCAACGAGTTCAAGACCGAGCACAAGTACACAACCGATACGGACGAGAAAAACCATTTCTATCCGGTTGACTTGGCCGGCCAGGAAGGGATACACGGCAGCCACGTCATCGACAAACATGCGGGTAAGACGGACGAGCAGCTTGCGCAGCGTCTCAGGGATCAGCAGATCGTCCGTAACGGGCAGGTCAGGCCTGACGCCTCCTCCAGTTTCACGGATATGCCCTCTGCTCAGCGGTTCACGCAGGCCGCGCTCGATGACATCGACAACGCTGCCAGGATCGAGCAATGGATCGAGGGAGTGGAGCGGAGGGCGGCGAACAACCCCAACTACGATCCGAACAGGTCTACGATCGACCCACCCGTCACCCTTTCGTTCAATCAGGTGACAGGGTCCACGGTCAGTCGAGCCGACTATGATGCCCATGGCCTGCAGGCCCAGGCCTCCGACACACATGGAGTGGATGTCGTACTGCGTTATCGCAAAGGCATCGATCCTCCGTTCGTAGTCCTCACGTCAATGCCGGTACCCTGA
- a CDS encoding DUF6317 family protein, which translates to MTADFKAILSDLTAMSKTFHDEATNYRKLHADVAPPVVGGGDAGLDHAVKEVADLIVALHTGFADRLDDHGDKVTYARDSFRRHDIDVHGLFEDLMAGDG; encoded by the coding sequence ATGACCGCCGACTTCAAGGCGATCCTGAGCGACCTCACCGCGATGTCGAAGACCTTCCACGACGAGGCCACCAACTACCGCAAGCTGCACGCCGACGTGGCGCCGCCCGTGGTCGGCGGCGGTGACGCCGGACTGGACCACGCTGTCAAGGAGGTCGCCGACCTCATCGTCGCCTTGCACACCGGCTTCGCCGACCGGCTGGACGACCACGGCGACAAGGTGACGTACGCCCGCGACTCCTTCCGACGGCACGACATCGACGTACACGGCCTGTTCGAGGACCTGATGGCGGGTGACGGCTGA